ATGCAGATGAATACGATGACGGCGGGCGGGCCCGATAATGGGGATGTGGCACCGCAGGCGTTTGGCTCCATTCGCCTCGAAGGGGGAGACACAAAGGCGGAAATGAAGCACAGCATCCTGTTTGAGCGCGTCAGCGCGCGCTTGAAGGCCCAGGTCGGCCCTGACGTCTATGCCAGCTGGTTCGCCCGGCTGAAGCTGCATTCGGTATCGAAGAGCGTGGTTCGCCTGTCGGTTCCCACCACCTTCCTGAAGTCGTGGATCAACAATCGTTATCTCGATCTCATCACCGGTCTGTTCCAGGCCGAAGATCCGGAAATTATGAAGATCGAAGTCCTGGTGCGCACAGCGACGCGCAGCGGCACGAAGGCGCTCGATGAGGCAGTCCAGCCCGAGCCGGTCGTTGCCCCACAGGCGCGCCGCCCCGCAAGCGCCCAGCCGGCCGGCCAGGCCGTCCAGCAGGCGGTTTCTTCAGTTGCCGCGGCAAGGCCCGCAAGCTTTGGTTCGCCGCTCTTCGGTTCGCCGCTCGACAGCCGCTTCACTTTCGACACCTTCGTCGAAGGCAGCTCGAACCGCGTCGCACTTGCGGCCGCCAAGACCATCGCCGAAGCCGGTTCCGGCGCCGTGCGCTTCAATCCGCTGTTCATCCATTCGACGGTCGGCCTCGGCAAGACCCACCTGCTGCAGGCAATCGCCAATGCGGCGGTGCAGAACCCGCGGGCGCTGCGCGTCGTCTATCTGACGGCCGAGTATTTCATGTGGCGCTTCGCCACCGCGATCCGCGACAATGATGCGCTGACGCTGAAGGATTCGCTGCGCAACATCGATCTGTTGATCATCGACGACATGCAGTTCCTGCAGGGCAAGATGATCCAGCACGAATTCTGCCATCTCCTCAACATGCTGCTCGACAGCGCCAAGCAGGTCGTCGTCGCCGCCGACCGCGCCCCCTGGGAGCTGGAATCGCTCGACCCGCGTGTACGCTCGCGCCTGCAGGGCGGTGTCGCGATCGAATTCGACGCGCCGGATTATGAGATGCGCCTCGAGATCCTCCGGCGTCGCCTTGCTGCGGCCCGGCTTGAAGATCCGTCGCTCGACATTCCGGCCGAACTGCTCCAGCACGTCGCCCGCAACGTCACGGCCAGCGGCCGCGAGCTGGAAGGTGCTTTCAACCAGCTGGTCTTCCGCCGCTCCTTCGAGCCGAACCTGTCGATCGAGCGCGTCGACGAACTGCTCGCCCATCTCGTCGGCTCCGGCGAACCCCGCCGCGTCCGCATCGAGGATATCCAGCGCATCGTCGCCAGGCACTACAACGTCTCGCGCCAGGAACTGGTCTCGAACCGCCGCACCCGCGTCATCGTCAAGCCGCGCCAGATCGCC
This Rhizobium acidisoli DNA region includes the following protein-coding sequences:
- the dnaA gene encoding chromosomal replication initiator protein DnaA, producing MQMNTMTAGGPDNGDVAPQAFGSIRLEGGDTKAEMKHSILFERVSARLKAQVGPDVYASWFARLKLHSVSKSVVRLSVPTTFLKSWINNRYLDLITGLFQAEDPEIMKIEVLVRTATRSGTKALDEAVQPEPVVAPQARRPASAQPAGQAVQQAVSSVAAARPASFGSPLFGSPLDSRFTFDTFVEGSSNRVALAAAKTIAEAGSGAVRFNPLFIHSTVGLGKTHLLQAIANAAVQNPRALRVVYLTAEYFMWRFATAIRDNDALTLKDSLRNIDLLIIDDMQFLQGKMIQHEFCHLLNMLLDSAKQVVVAADRAPWELESLDPRVRSRLQGGVAIEFDAPDYEMRLEILRRRLAAARLEDPSLDIPAELLQHVARNVTASGRELEGAFNQLVFRRSFEPNLSIERVDELLAHLVGSGEPRRVRIEDIQRIVARHYNVSRQELVSNRRTRVIVKPRQIAMYLSKTLTPRSFPEIGRRFGGRDHTTVLHAVRKIEELISGDTKLSHEVELLKRLINE